The Actinomycetota bacterium region CGACCAGGGTATCAAGCTGGTAGAAGCCATCACGGATGTTTTTGAGATTAGCCTCGGTGACCGCCAGATTCATGCCCCAAACCATCATCGCCGTGATCTGACTGGCAGCGGCTTTCTGGAACATCACTATGTGATTGTCACCGTTTGTCTTTGGCCACAGGTCGTAAAGCGCGTTGGTCAACGTCCGATTGGCAATCGGCGTCGTCATCCAAGCTCTGTCGCCGAAGAAGTTGTACGTCATGTTAAGAAATCCGCGCTGCTGAAGGCTGAGTGCGGCAGTGTTGTAAGCGTCATCATACGAACCGTTCATGTTGGTTCTGACGCCTGTGCCATTTACCGGTACACCCCAAAGACCTCCGTCCATGTACTTGCCGAACGCATTGGGATCCGCGGTAGACATAACTGTGGGATTTCCGGAGTAAAACGGAATCAGGTTGAACAGATTACCGTTATCTGTGGAGCCCTGGACATTATGGATGCCACGAAGGGCGTTGATGCCGCCGCCTGCCCGCCCCATGTTGCCCATCAAGGACTGCAGGACGGAAAACGCCCTTACGTTCTGCGCACCCTTGGTGTGCTGGGTCAGGCCCATCGCGTAAAGCATCGTCGTTGCCTTGTATCCGGAAACCCTAGGATCCTGTGAGCCCGGTCCAAACCCACCCGGAGAGGAGTGTCGACTGTTTTCGATGTACGCATCGATAACATACGCGATGTCATCTGTAGTACATCCACAGATATCCGCAACTACTTCGGGAGTGTAGGGCGACAGATGGGCTTTCAGCCGGTTGTAAACCGTATTGGGATCGGCAAGCACGTTGCTCGCCCGCCTCGGAAAGTTGGAGATCACCGTGTTAGCGGGCTCGGTGCCTGTCACAGGAAGGCCGGTCGCGGCAACGATCGGTTCCCGATCATAATCGGTTCCATCGGCGCGCAATATGAAGCGCGCGTCAGTGTGACGGGAACATCCCGGAACCGCCGAAGGCGTGCTGGCCGAGGTGGCATCGCCATCTGTGAAGAACATCCCTGCGCCGGCAGGCCCCCAATTGGCAGGCGCCGACCAGTTCAGGTATTCGAAGAACTTGACCCTAACCGGATCGGTTGCCGGCCGAGCCTCTAGTTTGAGGATAACCCCAAGCGACACCGCATTGACAAAGGCGATATCCGTGCCTGGTCGTATCCTTATGAACCTATCTGCCTGAGTCGCTGTCCTTGTCTTTCGAGGATCAATGACCACAAGCTTGCCGCCCCTGGATCGAGCCCTCTCGATATGGGCCATGGACATGGGGTGGTTTTCAGCGGGATTCCCGCCCATTACAACGATAAGCGACGCATTGCCGATGTCGTTCCAAGTGTTCGACATCGCACCTCGTCCGTATGCGGCGGCCAGACCGGCCACCGTGGAGGAGTGTCAAAGTCGCGCTTGGTGCTCGACGTTCGAAGTTCCGAATTGAGCGATCAAACGTCGATACGAATAGTTCTGCTCGTTGTTCAGGTGGGAGGAGCCGAAAAACGCCACGCTCTTGCTGTTATGGCCGTTTGCGGGGTTTACCGGTCCTCTGGCCGTGACCATTCTCTGGGCAATCTCGTTGAGCGCCTGATCCAGAGGTATCTTGTCCCAGTCTGCATTACCGGTGCGCTTGTAAGCGATTCCGTTGGCATAAGCAGGCGCCGAGTCGTATGCGAACTTGGGGTTCTCGGGGTGCGGACCCGGGAACGCCCCGAGCCTTCTAGGGTTAGTAACCAGCTGATAGGATCCCGCGCCCTTGGAGCACAGGCCGCCAGCATTCATTGGTGACTTGAAGTCGCCATAAACGTCAAGAACGTTACCTGCCGAGTCAACATCCACCAGCTGTCCGCAACTCGCGGAACAGTAAGGGCATGTGGTGTGGTAGGTTTCGGCCACAGCAGCGGCGGTCGCAGCTGACGGATTGACCGCTATTTCCGCTCCTGCGGCGGCAGCAGCCGCAGCAAAGGCACCTGTTTTCAGAAAATCTCGACGGCTAATTCCCTTTTCGGGAACTTTTCCTTCACCATTAGTACTCATGCGGTCATCCCTCCCTCGTTTTGTTACTTGTCATCTTAATACCTACCCTTCTCGCTGAAATATTGTCTAAACCGAAGAAAGTAATTGGTGTAGGGCTTACGTCACCTCCAATCGCTCTGGGGAGGCGATCCGAATGCCAAAGACCGGCCACGGCTTCAGCGCTTCGCTGATGGCGTGACCGGTCTTCATATTCTTCATCTCTCCCTTACCCAAGGAAACACTGCTTAAGCGATGCCGCAAAAATTCCGAGCTACCGGGCCCGGTGTTACAAGCAAAAGGATGCTTGTAACGATGGTTACAATCTCACCTAAATACCTTACTCTCCTCTGCTGCCCTTGTCAACACCTTTCAGGAAGCGCCTCGAGTACTCCTCGGCGTCAAACACTTCGATCCCGAGCCTCCTGCCCCAAGCCGTCAACCGCGCGTCTTCGGTGCAGAGCCTCTTTGTACGCTTGGCCAGTGCTAACAGGGCCGCGTCGTCATAGGATATACCTTGCGTCTTGACGAGATGAGCGGCATCAGAGTCTGAGTAAGCGGCTCTCTTTACCAGGCGAGCGATATCCACTCCACCGATAACCCTGCCGATAAGCGCCGTATGAAGTTGGGCTGTTATGATCCACCGTATGCGACCGCGCCGCATGACTTCGATTTTGCCCGCCGAAGCAAGCGCCTCGATAAAGTCGACATTCACAACAAACCTGCGGCGGCGCAAGAGCAATAGGAGCGGCAGCAGCAGAAGTGGCAGCAGCCACCAGGCTCTGCTCCAATCTACTCCCGGGGGCGCCGGAATCACTATATCGGCTTGCGCCCACTCCCACACCTGAACCTGGTGATTCTCCCTGTCGGTAACGTAGATTCTCCCCGTCGCATCCAGGTCGATGGCATTCGGGAAAGCGAACTGGCCAGGACCGATTCCGCGCCCGCCAAAACTTGTGATCTTTTCACCTTGAAGCGTGTATATGTCTACTGAATGCGCCAGTGCGTCCACGACGTACAGGTGACCCTCTTCGTCGATGGCAAGACCCCTTGGTATTCCAGCCGTCTGAATGATGCGCTCAAAGTTGCCTTGGGCATCAAAGACCTGGACTCGCCTGTTGTTGCTGTCGCTCACAAACAAAGTGCCGTCATCGCTGACCGCAATATGATTCGGGAAGAAAAAGCTCCCTGGCAAATCCGTCATTCGCTCGGCGGTTCCGGTTCTTCCAAATCGGCGGACCTCTGCCCCTTGTGCGTCGAAAACGAGCACCCTGTGCATGTCGGTTATGCCGACATCAGTTGCGTATAAGTTGCCTTGCTCGTCAAATGTGGTGCCCAGCGGACTCCAGAGCTGATCTTCCTCTCCATTCAATGATATTTCGCGAAGATATTGGCCTTCGGCTGTGAACACATAGATCGAGCGCAGCCGCCTGTCGGAAACGTATATGTTGCCGTCCGGCCCCGCCGAGATGTGCTGAGGATTCCCCAGGCTTGTGTTGTCTCCATCCGCTATCGCGGAAAACGAGAACCTGTAATTTCCGTTCAGCGAGTAGACCCTGATCACTCGAGCTTCAGTGTCCGTGACATAAACGCTGTTGCCAAGAACCGCCACACCAACCGGTCGCGTCAGGGCATCGGGTCCTGCGGGTCCTGCAATCGAAAATACGTATTCCGGGGGAGCCACCTGTTCCTCGGCGGTTATGCCTATTCGTGGTATCGGCAGCCGCCTGTGAACTAGGTAGTAATAGGTCGCGAAAAGAACGATTGCTATCAGAATCAAAAGCATTGCAAGTAGCGCTATCTTGCGGGTCAGCGAAGGCTCGCCTCCCGGTTCAGGCCAATCCCTTCGATTCGCCTCCGTCGTGGAATCGCTCACAGATGCTCTCCTTTATAGAATCGGTGTTCCTGCAACCTCTTGTTTTTCTACGGAGCCGGCGCTCCGAGCCGTTCAACAGCTGCGGCGGCATCGGTATCCCTGGGCGCCAGATCCAATACACGCTGCCAAGCAGCTAAAGCGGCCGGTTTGTCACCCGCTGTCTCGTAGAGCGACGCGACAGCCCTGGCCGCGTCGACGCTTTCCGGGTCGACAGCCGCGGCGATCCGCGCCTCAACCAGAGCGGCGCTGGCATCGGTCGACGCCAAGGCCGACGACCGCTCAAGCCGCTCCTCCGCGCTCCCGAATTGCGCGAGAGCCTCGGCAGGCTCGGTGCGCTCCGGCGGAGCGTTTTCCACCGCTACCCTAAAGCGCTCGGCGGCACCGGCCTCGTCTCCCTGCTCGAGAAGTATCTTTCCGTACTCGTAATTCGCGTCCGGCCTCATGGGATCGAAGCGCAACGCATACTCAATATTCTCGCGGTACTTGACTAAGGAGTCCGTCTCGCGATACGCAATGCCGAGAAGAAAATACGTGTCGGCGACATCTCGGCGGATCCTAAGAGCCTCCCGTAAGTAGGAGATCGCTTCCTCGTACTCCCGCACCTCCATCAAAGTGGCGCCCAGGTGCCGATACGCTTTCTCGAGGCGCTGGTCGACAACGTCGAAGCGACCGTCGGTGAGCACTTCGATGACCTTTCGCCAGTACCCTTCGGCCGTGCGCCATTCGCCCTGCTCCATTGCGATGGTAGCCATCCCGGAAAGCGCGTGGGGGTTTTCTTCCTCCGCCGAGAGGACCTCCTGATACTGCCCGGCGGCGTCGCGGAACCTTCCTGAGGCCATGAACGCGTCCGCGAGACGCAATCGCGCATTCACGTTTTCGGGATTCTCGCGGACAATCCGCTCCAGATTCGCTATAGCCCTGGCCGCGGGCGTGGCGGCCCGATCCTGAAGAGCCGTGGATATCATCACGTAGGCAAGAGCGATCAGGGACAGAACCAGCACCCCGGCTGTTGCCCTGATCGCCCAGTTAATCCAATGACCTCCATGTTTACGCTGAACCACTACCGTGCTTCTCCTTTCGGCCAATACCAGATCGTTTGAGCATTTTGGCTTCACAACCTCAAATCGTCGTGACACCGCCTGCAAAGCTCGGATCCCGGATATGGCGCAATCAAAATATTGTCTATGCCCAGATTGCCGTGACACTCGTAACACAGCCGCAAGTCATGGGCTTGTGCTGGTGCCGCCGGGCTTGGACCTGGGCGCGTTTCGAACCCAACGTGGCAGTCGTCGCAAACGTAAGGCCGCCCGACCCTCTCGGCAACATTGAAATGCACGGCGTGCTCGGCGAGGCGCGGGTTGCGAATATCTGTCGCCGGCTCAGTCTTCATCTCCTCGTGGCACTGAACGCAGTTGGCGGGCAACAGCTCGACATCAGCGACAGCGGCGTGGTGACACTCCTGGCAGGAGGAGCGATCTGCGTGGCATACGTTGCAATCATCTACAAGCTGAGCGCCGTTCGCGGCGTGCAGCGAAAGCCACCCCTGCGGATGGGGCATCGAGGTCAAGTGGCACTCGGTGCACGAGCGACTAGTGTGACACACCGAACACGCTCCACGCTGGCCGAGAAACTCATCGCCGTGTTCTGGAATCCACTCCCTGGCTAAGTGCGCTTCAGGTACCACCGGCTCGCTCAAGGTACCGTCGGCCATCTCGAAGCCGCCGACATGGCATTCGGCGCAAAAAGCCGAAGTGTGACACATCGTACACGACTTCATTTGCTCCGTGGCTTGTTGAGTGTGCTCTCCCGTCACGAACTCCAGCGTGTGATCCTTTGGCACGAGATCGAATGCGGGAGGATGACAAGCGCCGCATTGCACGGTGGCCACTTCGCCTTGCGCGCTGTGCACAAGGCTATGGCACCGGTAACACGAAAGCATGTCGGGAACCACGGTAGCATCCGCCTGATGCGGAAAAACCTCATGGCATGCCGCGCAATCGAAATCACGTTGCAAGTGGGGATCGTGCGGGAAGATCAATCTCTCGTCACGGGTCTCGGCTATGGTCGTATGGCAATATGCGCACTGACCGATCGATACCGGCTGGGCAGTGTCCACATATACTGGGGGCTGCTGAGGCTCTATCGGAATATAGCGCAGGTATATCCTGGGCATCGGACCAACATCGGGCGCCTGCTCCAAGTGGCAAGTATCGCAATCCGCGACCGCTTCATGGCATATCATGCAATCGTTGACACCCGTCTGCTGTGCGACTCTGGCGTGTGGCTCTTCTTCCCAGGCGGCGACGTGGCTTCTCGGCCGAAAAGTATGTTCGGCGGTATGGCAGGTCTCGCAATCCCCTGAGGCCAACACCTCCTGCGGGCCATGGAACATCCCGTGGCAACTGAAGCAGGTGCGCATCACTGGACGGTATGTCAGGTCCGCCTCGTGCGCTGGGCGCAGATGGCAAGCCTCGCACGCCGAGGGCGGATGCTCCACGTGAGAAAAGGTGAGTCCCTTGACATCAGTACGGTCGATCTCCAGATGACAGGGCGCGCAATCTGCGACACTCGAGGGTAGCCTGGAGATGTTCACGACCGAACTGTCGAGAGTGTCGCCTGTAGCGGGCAGCCCCAAGAGCGCCACGGCAAAAATTCCCGCGGCCAGCAAGCTGATCGCCAAGCTGCGCACTCTCACCCGAAGACCTCCTGGCTTTTACCGGCCGAACAATCCGCCGATAGTCTCACGCATCCATTGCATCATTCTGGAGAGAAATATCTGCTCGGATATCTCCTCGCGGCCATGGATAAACCTCGCGTAATCGACGTATGCCTCATTGGCGTCCGGGTGGCAAGTCGCGCATGTCTCCACGAGCCGCCTCTCGTTGACCATCGAGTTCCTGTCTTCGGCGGGTAGGATTTCATGGAAACCGTGACAGTCCCAGCATGCGGGAGCGTCGGTAGCTCCCCTCTTGTACGCGGCTCCGTGATAGTAGTCATTGTAAGAGTCCCAATAATCCTGATGACAGCGTCCGCAAATCTCCCAGCCCCTGGCGTGCAGTGCGGCGCGACCCTGAGGGTCATCGGTAAGAAACTCGATCTCGTGGCTGCCATGGCAATCACCACACAACGGACGAGGCTCAGCCTCTTCGGCGGGCGCGGCGGTCGGCGTTACCTCAAGGCGATGGGCCCCCCTTCCGACCGCGATTGCTTGCTCCCGATGACAGTTCCCGCATGCAGACTTCGCTACGCTACTCCAGTCGGTGCCAAGCTGCTCATGCGGGGCGCTGAACGCGAAATCCAGATGACACCCGGTACATTGAATAAGTCCATGCGCCGACTGGGAGAACCTGTCCGGATCGACAAAGTAACTGATGACGCGGCCATCCCTTACACGGGTGAGGTCTTCATCTTCATGGCAGACCATGCACCCGGCCTTTGCCGCCGTGGGTAGTGTGAAGTCGACATCGTAGCCCTCGATTGTTACCGTGGGCACGGCTGAGGCCACAGGCTGCGCCTGCTGATTTGCCGCAGCGATAGCCGTCGAGGCAGCAACCATTTGTGCCCCAGAAAGAACAACAGCAACCAAAACGGCGCGCACGAACATAACAGAGCGTGGTCGTGATCTCCGTTTAATGCCGCCATAAACCCTTAACCCTTGACCCCTTGCATTCATCTACGTCGTCCTTAATCACTGTGGACGGTAAACGCTCTCGGCCAAAAACTCTGGCCTGCAGTGATACACACATACACTTGCGCCGGTTCCCTGTAGCATAGGCAAGTCAATGGCATGCCGTCAATACGCCAGATCAGAACCGAAGATCATCGCAGCGCTGTCTCGAAGCTTTTCACCAGATAATCAACGTCCTCGGCTCCGATACCCACGCCGATGGAAAAACGCAAGGCTCCGGTCTCAAAGGTGCCGATGGTGCGATGGGCCCATGGGCTGCAATGTAGCCCCGGGCGACAAGCGATATCCGCCTTGCGATCGAGCCTAAACGCGATCCGCTCGGCGTCAATGGCCTCGTGGATCACGCTGACCACCGGTACTCTCTCGACGCCTGGAGCAGGTCCCAGCACTCGCACTCCAGGTATCGCGCCGAGCGCCTCGATAAGCCTAAAGGTCAACTCAAGCTCCACCTTTCGCAATGCCTGGCCCTCGGCAAGCAGAAAGCGTGCTCCCGCCCCCAGGCCAAGAATCCCCGGCGTGTTCAGCGTGCCAGCCTCATATCGATCGGGACGCTGAGCGGGCATAGCTTCGTCTTCCGAGGAAAGCCCTCCCGTACCGCCCTCGACCAGGGGATCCGGATCGGTTGCCGGCCCAAGGTACATGAGCCCTATTCCCTGCGGACCCAAAAGCCCCTTGTGGCCGGAGAGCAAATAGGCGTCCGCGCGAAGCGCCGTCAGATCCACGTGAAGGTGTCCTCCCGCCTGAGAGCCATCGACGATCATCAGCGCACCATGCTCATGGGCGATGTCGGTAAGGTCTCCCACAGACTGAATGACACCTGTGACGTTTGAGGCATGCTGGCAAACCACCGCGCGCGTCGGCGCCGCGGCCACGGCCTTTTCCACATCATCCGGATCCACAAATCCAGTGGAGTCAGCTTGAACAACCTCGACCTCTACTCCAAATTTAGCCAAAGAGGCCAGTGGGCGAACGACCGCGTTGTGCTCCATCGAGCCGACGACCACTCGATCACCTGGCTTTAGCAGGCCTTTCATAACAAGGTTGCAGCCATAGGTGCACGATGGGACGAAGATCAGGTTTTCCGCCGAGGCGACCCCCAGAAGCTCTGCGCAAGAGCGCCTAGCCTCGAACACCGCCCGCGAAGTACGCAAAGAGAGCGCGTGGGCTCCCCTGTTTGGGTTACCGCCGAGTTCACGCATGGCGAAATTGACGGCCTCGATTACTGCTTCGGGCTTGGGCCAGGAGGATGCGGCGTGATCGAAGTAGCGCAACTCCATCTTCCCCCTAGTGTCCCTCGCCTGCGATCATTTCCAGCGCGTGTTCGAGTTGATCGGCGATAAAACCAAAAGACTCGACAGCGCCTTTCTGGCTGCCCGGCAAATTGATTACCAGCGTAGACCCGCGCAATGCCGCCACCCCGCGGGATAGCATAGCCCTGCGGGTGATCTCCATCGACTGGCGCCGTATGGTCTCGGCGATTCCAGGAACCTGCCGGTCGCAGATGTCCAAGGTCGCCTCCGGAGTGAGATCGCGCGCGGAAAGCCCCGTACCACCCGTAGTCAATACGACATCGGCGTGGTCGGAATCGGCCATCTCGGCGATCGCCTCGGCGATTACACCCCGATCGTCCGGAACGATCCTGTAAGCCACGACCTGAAGGCCCAGCCGTTCGGCTTCGGCCGCGAGCGCCGGTCCGGCCGTATCGGCCAAGCTCCCGGCAGAGCGGGAGTCCGAGCACGTCAATATCGCTACCCGTATCGGCCTCATCGTCATCTACCCGATTTCCTTCGCGATTTCCTCCGCGGGCGAGATCACGCGTATGCTGTCGCCGACCCTGATCTCTCCCCCCACCTTTACGGCCGCAAAAACCCCCTCCTTTGGCATCACGCAATCACCTGCCTGATAGTAGATGGCGCATCGATCGTGACACTCCTTGCCTATCTGGGTGATCTCTACTCGCGCGGTCTGGCCTATGCCGAGCTCCGTGCCGACAGGCAGGCTCATCAGATCCAGGCCGACGGTGGTGATGTTCTCGGCGAAGTCACCCGGGCCGACATCGAGTCCCAGGGCCGACATCTTGTCGATGGACTCCTGCGCAAGCAGCGATATCTGCCGATGCCAATCGGCGGCATGCGCGTCCTTCGCAAGACCTAGCCCCACGATCAGCTCACCGGTCACTCCAGGCATCTTGCGTATTCCCTTGCGATCGGAGATGTTGATTGAGGTGACCACCCCAGATAGCATCAGAGATCCTCCTCACGATTCCATGGGCCCGAGACGCCGCCCTCCTTGGACAACAACATCACGTCGGAGAGCACCATGCCTTTCTCTATCGACTTGCACATATCGTATAGCGTCAATCCGGCAACAGCCGCCGCGGTAAGCGCTTCCATCTCCACGCCGGTTTTTGCGTCGGTAGCCGCCTGAGCCCGAATGGAAATTCCGGTGCGAGACCCCGTAACCGGCTCGAGCGTCACCGAAGCGTGGGTCAGTGAGAGCGGGTGACACATCGGTATCAGTTCGCTCGCTTTCTTGGCAGCCATAATGCCGGCTATCCGAGCGGCGGCAAGAACATCGCCTTTGGGGATGTTCCCGCTTATCACAGCCTCAAGCGTGGCGGGACTCATTTCGAGAAAAGCGCCCGCGACAGCCACCCTGCGCGTCACCGTCTTGGCGGCGACATCCACCATTCTAGCCGCGCCGGTATCATCGATGTGTGTAAGCCCCGAGTCACCAAACATCTTCTATCCTCCAATTTGCGACATACGCCGAGCGGTGCCGATGCGGCTGCCATGACTTTCGGGTTTGAAGCTCAACGCGGAGCGCACAAGATCGCGAACGTCCTCGTCTGTTCCGCCACGAAGGGCAAACCGCACGTCAATCTCATCATCGGAGAACAGGCAGCCGCGCAACTTGCCGTCAGCGGTCAGACGCAAGCGGTTGCACTCCCCGCAAAAATGATGCGACAGCGGGCTTATCACCCCGATGGTACCCTCACTTTCCGGCAAGCGATAGTAGCGCGCGGGGCCCCAGCCGCCGGGCGCGGCGTCCCGGGCGACCGGCTCAAGCGCGCCGTACCCGGCCTTTTCGGCGGTATCGGTGAGCGTGGCCAGGATCTCCTCGGCGCTGACATGATCCGCCCGGGTCCAGTGAAACCCGCACTCGTCCGCGGTGCCGGGCTCGCCCTCCTCCGCGTCATCTCCAATGGGCATGTATTCGATGAAGCGCACGTGCAAGGCGCGCTCTATCGTCATTCGCGCAAAGCCGAGAAGGTCTTGCTCCAGCGAGCGAACCACAACGGCGTTGAGCTTGACCGGCGAAAAGCCGGCGTCAAACGCGGCGTCGATTCCAGCGAGCGCGACGGCCACTTCGCCACCGCGAGTCATGCGCTTGTAGGTTTCTGGGTCAAGCGAGTCTATCGAGATGTTGACTCTCGAAAGCCCGGCCTTGCGAAGATCCGACGCGAATTTTGGCAGCAATATGCCGTTGGTGGTAAGGGCGATGGACTCGAGCCCGGTGATCTCGCGCAACCGTCGTACATGGTCGACCACGCCTGTCCTCACCAGTGGCTCGCCACCTGTGAGCCGTATCTTGTTTATGCCTTCGGCAACCGCTATCGCGGCGAAACGCTCGATCTCCTCGAACGAAAGAATCTCCTCGCGGGCCTTGAAAGACACTCCCTGCGGCGGCATGCAGTAAACACACCGCAGGTTACAGCGGTCGGTAAGGGATATCCGCAGATAATCTATGATGCGGCCGCTCGAATCAATCCCCATGGCGCACCCTTCGGGATGTGGAGGCGAGAAAGTGCGTCTCCACAAGATCGGCCAGACCGCCGGCGTCGTCGAGCCCGAAGCGAGGGCACTCGCCGCTGTCCAAATCAGGATTATCCGTCACGAGCGCGAAACGCTCCTCCGGCTGCAAAACAGCTTCCGTGCTGCGGGCGCGGCGCGAAACCTCGATTCGAACCGGTCCTGAGCGAAGATAGCCTTCGGTGATTAGGATGTCGACATCTCCGGCTGCCTCGATAAGCTCGGCAAGTGAACGCTCCCTCTCGACACGACTGATTACCGCGAACTGCGATGGCGAGGAGACCATGGTGACAGCGGCGCCGGCGCGGGCGTGACGCCACGAGTCCTTACCCGGAACGTCGATATCGACTTCGTGTTTATGGTGCTTGACCGTCGCCACCCTGTAGCCACGACAAACCAGCTCGCGAACAAGGCGCTCTAACACGCTCGTCTTGCCCGAATCACTCTTGCCGACGATCGAGATGACCGGAACGCGGGTCAGAAGCATCCGAGATCGCAGCTTTTCACGCGAACGCCGGCGGCATCAGCCGCGGCTCCGGCGACTTTGTAGGGCACACCCGTGTCCTCGGCGAACTTGCGCAACACAGGG contains the following coding sequences:
- the mobB gene encoding molybdopterin-guanine dinucleotide biosynthesis protein B; its protein translation is MLLTRVPVISIVGKSDSGKTSVLERLVRELVCRGYRVATVKHHKHEVDIDVPGKDSWRHARAGAAVTMVSSPSQFAVISRVERERSLAELIEAAGDVDILITEGYLRSGPVRIEVSRRARSTEAVLQPEERFALVTDNPDLDSGECPRFGLDDAGGLADLVETHFLASTSRRVRHGD
- a CDS encoding MOSC domain-containing protein — encoded protein: MLSGVVTSINISDRKGIRKMPGVTGELIVGLGLAKDAHAADWHRQISLLAQESIDKMSALGLDVGPGDFAENITTVGLDLMSLPVGTELGIGQTARVEITQIGKECHDRCAIYYQAGDCVMPKEGVFAAVKVGGEIRVGDSIRVISPAEEIAKEIG
- a CDS encoding cytochrome c3 family protein, with the translated sequence MRVRSLAISLLAAGIFAVALLGLPATGDTLDSSVVNISRLPSSVADCAPCHLEIDRTDVKGLTFSHVEHPPSACEACHLRPAHEADLTYRPVMRTCFSCHGMFHGPQEVLASGDCETCHTAEHTFRPRSHVAAWEEEPHARVAQQTGVNDCMICHEAVADCDTCHLEQAPDVGPMPRIYLRYIPIEPQQPPVYVDTAQPVSIGQCAYCHTTIAETRDERLIFPHDPHLQRDFDCAACHEVFPHQADATVVPDMLSCYRCHSLVHSAQGEVATVQCGACHPPAFDLVPKDHTLEFVTGEHTQQATEQMKSCTMCHTSAFCAECHVGGFEMADGTLSEPVVPEAHLAREWIPEHGDEFLGQRGACSVCHTSRSCTECHLTSMPHPQGWLSLHAANGAQLVDDCNVCHADRSSCQECHHAAVADVELLPANCVQCHEEMKTEPATDIRNPRLAEHAVHFNVAERVGRPYVCDDCHVGFETRPGPSPAAPAQAHDLRLCYECHGNLGIDNILIAPYPGSELCRRCHDDLRL
- the moaC gene encoding cyclic pyranopterin monophosphate synthase MoaC encodes the protein MFGDSGLTHIDDTGAARMVDVAAKTVTRRVAVAGAFLEMSPATLEAVISGNIPKGDVLAAARIAGIMAAKKASELIPMCHPLSLTHASVTLEPVTGSRTGISIRAQAATDAKTGVEMEALTAAAVAGLTLYDMCKSIEKGMVLSDVMLLSKEGGVSGPWNREEDL
- the moaA gene encoding GTP 3',8-cyclase MoaA: MGIDSSGRIIDYLRISLTDRCNLRCVYCMPPQGVSFKAREEILSFEEIERFAAIAVAEGINKIRLTGGEPLVRTGVVDHVRRLREITGLESIALTTNGILLPKFASDLRKAGLSRVNISIDSLDPETYKRMTRGGEVAVALAGIDAAFDAGFSPVKLNAVVVRSLEQDLLGFARMTIERALHVRFIEYMPIGDDAEEGEPGTADECGFHWTRADHVSAEEILATLTDTAEKAGYGALEPVARDAAPGGWGPARYYRLPESEGTIGVISPLSHHFCGECNRLRLTADGKLRGCLFSDDEIDVRFALRGGTDEDVRDLVRSALSFKPESHGSRIGTARRMSQIGG
- a CDS encoding twin-arginine translocation signal domain-containing protein; translated protein: MSTNGEGKVPEKGISRRDFLKTGAFAAAAAAAGAEIAVNPSAATAAAVAETYHTTCPYCSASCGQLVDVDSAGNVLDVYGDFKSPMNAGGLCSKGAGSYQLVTNPRRLGAFPGPHPENPKFAYDSAPAYANGIAYKRTGNADWDKIPLDQALNEIAQRMVTARGPVNPANGHNSKSVAFFGSSHLNNEQNYSYRRLIAQFGTSNVEHQARL
- a CDS encoding aminotransferase class V-fold PLP-dependent enzyme, coding for MELRYFDHAASSWPKPEAVIEAVNFAMRELGGNPNRGAHALSLRTSRAVFEARRSCAELLGVASAENLIFVPSCTYGCNLVMKGLLKPGDRVVVGSMEHNAVVRPLASLAKFGVEVEVVQADSTGFVDPDDVEKAVAAAPTRAVVCQHASNVTGVIQSVGDLTDIAHEHGALMIVDGSQAGGHLHVDLTALRADAYLLSGHKGLLGPQGIGLMYLGPATDPDPLVEGGTGGLSSEDEAMPAQRPDRYEAGTLNTPGILGLGAGARFLLAEGQALRKVELELTFRLIEALGAIPGVRVLGPAPGVERVPVVSVIHEAIDAERIAFRLDRKADIACRPGLHCSPWAHRTIGTFETGALRFSIGVGIGAEDVDYLVKSFETALR
- a CDS encoding tetratricopeptide repeat protein — translated: MVQRKHGGHWINWAIRATAGVLVLSLIALAYVMISTALQDRAATPAARAIANLERIVRENPENVNARLRLADAFMASGRFRDAAGQYQEVLSAEEENPHALSGMATIAMEQGEWRTAEGYWRKVIEVLTDGRFDVVDQRLEKAYRHLGATLMEVREYEEAISYLREALRIRRDVADTYFLLGIAYRETDSLVKYRENIEYALRFDPMRPDANYEYGKILLEQGDEAGAAERFRVAVENAPPERTEPAEALAQFGSAEERLERSSALASTDASAALVEARIAAAVDPESVDAARAVASLYETAGDKPAALAAWQRVLDLAPRDTDAAAAVERLGAPAP
- a CDS encoding SMP-30/gluconolactonase/LRE family protein; this encodes MSDSTTEANRRDWPEPGGEPSLTRKIALLAMLLILIAIVLFATYYYLVHRRLPIPRIGITAEEQVAPPEYVFSIAGPAGPDALTRPVGVAVLGNSVYVTDTEARVIRVYSLNGNYRFSFSAIADGDNTSLGNPQHISAGPDGNIYVSDRRLRSIYVFTAEGQYLREISLNGEEDQLWSPLGTTFDEQGNLYATDVGITDMHRVLVFDAQGAEVRRFGRTGTAERMTDLPGSFFFPNHIAVSDDGTLFVSDSNNRRVQVFDAQGNFERIIQTAGIPRGLAIDEEGHLYVVDALAHSVDIYTLQGEKITSFGGRGIGPGQFAFPNAIDLDATGRIYVTDRENHQVQVWEWAQADIVIPAPPGVDWSRAWWLLPLLLLPLLLLLRRRRFVVNVDFIEALASAGKIEVMRRGRIRWIITAQLHTALIGRVIGGVDIARLVKRAAYSDSDAAHLVKTQGISYDDAALLALAKRTKRLCTEDARLTAWGRRLGIEVFDAEEYSRRFLKGVDKGSRGE
- a CDS encoding MogA/MoaB family molybdenum cofactor biosynthesis protein; protein product: MRPIRVAILTCSDSRSAGSLADTAGPALAAEAERLGLQVVAYRIVPDDRGVIAEAIAEMADSDHADVVLTTGGTGLSARDLTPEATLDICDRQVPGIAETIRRQSMEITRRAMLSRGVAALRGSTLVINLPGSQKGAVESFGFIADQLEHALEMIAGEGH